The Microvirga lotononidis nucleotide sequence TGCCGCCGTCATGCTCACCCTCATCACGACCTGTCGTCTTAACGACGTCGATCCAAAAGCCTGGCTCGCCGACGTACTGGCCCGGATTGCCGATCTTCCTGTCGCCCGCCTGCACGAATTGCTTCCCTGGGAATGGAAAAGGCTACGGCAGGCCGAGAACCCGGCCTCCCAGCTGGCCGCGTGACAGAAAAGGGACCGACGAATGGGATATCGCAACTCAACGCTGTACACGCTGAAATACGTGGCTGACATGCTCGGCGAAGACGAGGACGTCCTGCACGAGTGCTCGATCGAAATGTTCCCGGAAGACGGCCGCCTCAGTGCCTACGACAACTACCCAGCCTCCGAATTGACCGAGCACATTGTCCTCTTCACCGAGGATGGCATCGAGAACCTCAAGTACATCATCGAGGCTCGCAGGACCGTCGCATCACAAAAAGCCGCCCCTTAAACCTGCACCAACGTTAGCCACGATCCCATCGACGCGCGAGGCCTGATCCTGCGGTCTTCCTCGGATGCGTACTTTGAACCCGCGCGAACTGCGCCTTGTTCGCTACTGGGCCGAGGGTGGTCAATAGCGAGCGCGGTTCTCCCACCACAAGTTCCTCGGCGATGCTCTTGGCGATCGCGGCCGCTTCCGGTTGTCGATGCGCAGGGACGAGCAGGCGGGTTGGCGCGTCGCAGGACTGGCCACTGTTGGCGAAGCAGGCATAGGCCCCATGTCTCACAGCTGTCGCGAAACTTGCATCGTCGAGAAGGATGTTGGGGGACTTGCCACCCAACTCCTGATGAACCCGCTTGAGGGTGTCAGCTGCGGCTTTGGCCACAACGATCCCAGTGTGGGTTGAGCCGGTGAAGGAAACCATATCAACGTCAGGATGAGACACAAGTGCCTGACCGACAGTGGGTCCGTCGCACTGGATGAGGTTGAACACGCCCGGTGGCACGCCGGCCTCATGCAGGATTTCTGCGAAGATCGATGCCGAGGCGGGTGCGAGCTCACTGGGCTTCAGGATCATCGTG carries:
- a CDS encoding aldehyde dehydrogenase family protein, coding for MQHLHHLYIDGRWVSPETPRLVDLINPATEAVFATFAPSDVGDVNRAIAAARQAFGAYAQTTRRERLDLLRAIVDRYRRRTDDLVEAALLEMGAPLTLARERQVPAGLIHLQQSIKSLETYQFDTVLGSTLITREPIGVCGLITPWNWPLLQIACKVGPALAAGCTMILKPSELAPASASIFAEILHEAGVPPGVFNLIQCDGPTVGQALVSHPDVDMVSFTGSTHTGIVVAKAAADTLKRVHQELGGKSPNILLDDASFATAVRHGAYACFANSGQSCDAPTRLLVPAHRQPEAAAIAKSIAEELVVGEPRSLLTTLGPVANKAQFARVQSTHPRKTAGSGLARRWDRG